The Cryptomeria japonica chromosome 6, Sugi_1.0, whole genome shotgun sequence genomic interval cattatcctcattgaataagtcacccaaattaggctccatctcctcggtaattaaaccttgggaagccttaattctaatgattCGTCTAGTGgtgatagtgtaggtaggactaatagtggtaaaagtcatgcactagagggaaaatttgaatttggaatttgaatttaaggtttaaatttttagaaaaaagtttgtaaaattgaataatgcaaaattcaaggaaattatgattacacaatttgaaccttgttgaaaggagaaatgacacaatttccaaaatgattgaagaaattgagatttaaaattatggccaatggaataccacttaatttaaaagttaaatttgctaaaatttaaatttttaaaataagggcaaattataattaaccacaatttcaaaatttttcttgaaagttgtgatattgaaaatgggaaatattttttattttaaagagagaaaaattcaagaaaaatcaaccaattttttggatttaagcaattaaatacaatcataacagtctcccaaaattttaggaaaaaagtcagggactatgttgaaagtgcacacggtcctcccaactttttcgaaaattttcagggatgaaagttacaattattttaaagctaaccccaaaaaattggttgattttatgaaatttagataggcgaaattaaggtctgaatgtgaaaataggaccctattagggttttgtaaaagataagaaattgaattgcaaatttgaaaaaggtcaaacctaatggataaggctaccttaaataatgtttagaaaacttaaattgattgaatttgattgaaattttcacaaaatccaattaattttgaaaattagggttttaggacctaaccacttaattttaaaattttgaattttaaacaagaagacaaatatgaaaatagtcctaaatctgaaaattaaatgtgaatttaatttttgcacaagttcaagttgatttttgaaaattagggttttgacaactaaccacttaattttgtaaatttgaatttgcaaattgaacaagacaatgatgaaattgaatttttcaagcaaagaaaattttcagatctaaaataatAGATAGCATTTTTTtataaaacacaagttcaattccaatgttttgaaaactagggttttgattgaattaaccattaagttttgtaaatttgcactaaaattaaacttgtaaatgaaaattatgcaatgaTTTaaaaatgtcaagcatgtaagacatcaggttcaccaaaatgtaatggtggtgaaagagggtgatgaggaaatcaagaggaaagcttttctctcctcaagagaaggagtgaaagtttcacaaaagattttCCTTAAccttttcacacacattacattaaaataggggggagaattcactagatccaatctcaataggaaaagattgaatgctaagtgaattaacaatggatttggaaagtaaaagtaacccctcttttagaatgtaaaaggttgaactatgtgatttaagactaagtgGAAAAGAGACAAATaaatgactataacttgagataggaatgcgggatgaagttgtgcacctggaattggcagtaaaatgttgaaatgaagctcccctgcaaatttgagcaaaagtcatTGAGACCGTGTGGAAAGcgcacatggtcctctgaaaaatccatgcaccAAAAACGGTTTTTCCGCTTCTGAGAATGAAGTCCAAATCTGTAAATATAgctacgtacctacaacctacacatagaaaagagaggaaaaggggttgggattgggagtttgccttcaggtcaaaccccagttttggaattaaccaattaTGTAAAGTAGTACTTGCaattaaatgtaaatgaaagactaaaatagaattcacctcaagggaggttgcaatTTAAATGTAAATAGagtttcttgtgtggaattgaatgatgaaagagatctcctcttcaatggttgaatccttgatttgaatgcaccacctagccttgaaaggagacttgagaatgctcaatgcttgaatgcttgaatgtttgggtTCGCTTAGGATCGCAATTTCCATGTCATGTATGCTTATTGAACTTATCTTATTATcgcttatttttatcttatgcaaatgagagagaacatgcatcttatatattcgccaattagggttaattgacttatttttgtcataggccgacatagggaaacttttcccgcttcAAAATTGCAAAGTTCAATGCAAGATAAGTGCAGAGGGGGCCCAAAAcagggcaaggacaagggcaccacacccctgtcctagggggacaggggtgccacgcccctatcctgcccttatCCACACCCCTACCCTGACCTTAtgcacccctgtcctgcccttatCTGCACCCCTATCCTGACCTTATCCAGGACATAAAGCAGCAAAGGATAGTGCGAGGTGTGAGGAGATGCAAGCTTCAggcagtgtgagcatgtctcgggtctccgatcaggcttagggatttgattcaccaatgtgaagacctaaatgtggttgaaaattgcaaggtcgtaattttatgatgctacatatatGTAAACAAATGAATCAAGATTCAAACATTTATTAGGCCATTTGTTGGATCATTTAGCTTGTAGGCATTGCACATATGTTGGACTAATGAGCTTGTAGATTTGAATCCTTTTATCTTCTTAACATAATAGATGATAAGCCCAAATTCAGAAGATGTCTTTGGTAAGCAGCCTTTGGAATTAAGGATAAACTAAAAAATCCCTAAGTTTATTATAAAGAAACCCTAGTCAATCTTAAAGAGGAACTGAATTCAAacaactggaaaatccttttcttTGGCATTGATCAGAGGACATGGACCGTTACATTATGCAACCTAATTAACATTAAAACTAGATTACTTAACGTAAATCACAGGTTAAGATCTAGGTGGAAGTTGGTGTCCATATGTTTGGAGTTCGAAAGACTTTATTATTGCGATAGCTTATCCGTATATGCGGGATTAATGGTAAATGTCTACAGCTAAATAAACAGCCGTCCCCGGAATTAATTGAAGATATATAGGGCATTATTCCATGTCTTTCTCCTTTACATCTGGTTGACTAAGTAGTCTACCTCACTACATGTGGGCGATGAATTTTCAATGGCGTCTTGTTCAATGAAAGCGACAGCCTGAAacgataaaaaaaaaataatactgcCGATGTCACCCATTTCTTCCGCAAATCCCTTCCCTATTAGGGTTCCAATTACAGATAACCCGTTTCACAACTGCTTTTCCTCAAGGTTATGATACTGTAAATCTAGGAAAACTCTATGAGATTTCATCCATTTATAGACGTGTATTTGCATGAGATTTACTCTCATAGGATTTCAATCATCTACAAGTTTGTTGCGGAATGGGCAACTGCATACAATCTAGGGTTTTTGCAGAAACTCAGAAACAGTTGATAAAGGTTATGGGGATGGATGGAAAGATGTTACAATACTCTCCTCCTCTTGTTGTAAGAGATCTTCTCATCGAAAGTGGGTATCGACAGAATTTCATGGTTGTTCACTCAGAGAACGTTGGTGATGGTCTTTCTTTGGATTCTCAATTAGTGGGTGGTGAGTTTTATTACCTTATTCAATCCCATATTGGAGCTGATCACGATGATAGTGATGAAGATGGAGGGAAAGAGAGATTAGATGATGTGGGTTCTTCTTCTGCAGGAGCAGTGAAAGCAGAAAATGGTATCAGGCTCAAAATAGTGGTCTCTAAGAAACAACTGAAGGTTTTGCTTTCAGATGGTTTTCTCAAGGAGAGATTAGTGGAAGAACTTGTGGGGAAGCACCTACCTCTCTTCAAAGGTACCAAGATAATTAGTGGAAAAACTTGTGTTGCAGCAAGAGAATGGAGACCATGTTTAGATAGAATTCCAGAAGTTAATTGAATTTTCCGAAACAGATTTCACTATCAATATAGGCTATTACAATCATTCCTTTTTGTTCATTTTAATGACAGATCTATTAAAAAATGTTGATGTGAAACTTCAAGAGACTTAAAAGGTTAAACATAGATTCTGATAGAAATTTATATTGCAGATTTCATTTTGAGTTTGAAAATTAACTTTGATTGCTTAAACCTTTACAGTGTATATAGTTTTAGGTTTTATACAAAGTTGCATTAAAGCCTTTCTCTTTATCGCATTCACCATATTGGATCTTCGATTCCATTATCTATGGAGTTCAGTTTCTTACGGACTTATTTTTTCATTGCTTAACTTGTAGCTGCTGTATTTCTTGCATGGACTGGATGAATGATATACAAATGTTTAGTGTTTACAACTTTATATTAGACAAGTGACGCTCTCTGTTTTCATTTGTTAGTTTGGCGGTATCTTTCCATGACCTTGGATTAGGTCATGAGTACGCATCCCACAGCTATTTTGAATGTCAAGACTTGTATAATATTGTTCCTGTCATTGGAAACATGTGAAAATTAATATAGTTTTCTTTGTCGTTACTTCTCTTTGAGTTTCTTTAATGTTTTGAGCTCTAGTTGAATGGATTTACATACCATTAAAAATTCTTAATTGGTATACTAAAATGTAACAATATTTTTTAATCTTATAGGTTACATAAGATGACATAACTTTTATTCGGCATAAACACAATAATATATATAGAGCAATTGATTTCATAATAATCTCTTTTTAATAGAAAACATTATACATGATCTCActtaaaaatcacaaagattaaaaTTAGAAATGACCTCACTTAAGGTTTTGGTGAAGATATATACAAGTAGATCTTTATCCTCTAATATTTGTTTATTTAAGTCCCTATTATTGCATAAGTTATTCGATGTAATAATGATAAACTTTAATATGTTTTATCCTTGCATACAATAATAAATTACCAGAATACTAAATAGTAGTTCAATTGTCATAATAAAGAAAAGTGAGACCTAACAAAGACTACTACAACTAGGGTATAATAGATCTAAAAttcttgatcttgttgatggccTCATTAATACTTTTGTATTCCACATCTATGATGGATAACATAATAGTAAGTCATTTCTTACTACACCAATAAATTGAACATAAATGAAGACTGAAGACTCTCCTTGTTTATTTCACATCATTGGCACAACTTGTTCAATCTACCTTAAAATATGTCAAGTACCAATTGACTAAAATATGAATACTAAATATTCGTATATAAAGTACAACAAGTGTACTTGAAAATATTTTTTGTAGAATTAAGATATGAAACCCACAAAGAAGTCATAAAATTTGAGACAACATCCATTCCTTATGAGATACCTGGTTTGATATgagttaaaatatatttatttgccAACAACCTAATACTAAAGTGTTCAATCAACATTATTGGTATCTATATCTTTTGTAAATTTCTTACTAATAAATATTAGAGTTATGGAAGTTGTAGAATCCTCCATATTGATTTGGACTGTAAATAAATCTTTAGGATACTTAGTTCATGAATGCAAGATGCAATTTATTTTTTCCACACCTCAAAACCAAGAGAGTAACAAATAATACCCAAATATATCAATTCAAATGTGATTTTTAACATTGAATTTATGTTAATAATATGCTACTAATTTACTCCCATGTTAGTGGTGTTGTCCACATTAAAGTATAATAGATATCCCTCCCCTCCTTTGGAGGTGTTTTCATGTAATTTGTGATCATGAGAGATATCTTCATAACCTTCACATTAAATAAACTCTTAAAATTTGTCAAACCAAACCCTTGTAGCTCACTTTAGCCCATATAACATGATTTGTGTAACCTGCATACCAAGTTCTTTTTCTTCCCTTTTCAAATCCTTGTATTAAtaccatgtagatttcctcttcaATTTCACCATTACAAAAAGTTTCCTTAACATCCCTTTAATGACTTTTTGATGTATAATGTGTCACAATTGCTAGGATTGTTATAAGTATACTACTTTTTGCAATTAGGGAAAAAATTTCACAATGGCTAATTCTCTCCCTTTTAGAGTAAACCTTAGCTACTAGCCTTCAGACCTATGTTCTTCAATATTCCTATTAGACTTAAAcctggtcttgtagacccatttattTCTAATGATATTTTTACCTTTAGGAAAATTAACCAACTCAATTTGAATTTCTTTTTAAAATAGTTCTACTCATGTTTGATTATTTGTTCCTATTTTTGTTTCCCTTCATCTTCATCATATTCTTGAGTGTTAGTTATTTTCAAGGTGGTTATGATTAATATATAATTACCACAACATGAATTCATAAACCTAATATTTGCTAAGATTTTTACTTAGTTTTATTCTTTCTTATATACCTATCAATTAGTTCTAGAATTTAACTCATTGATCAAAGAAAGGAAACTTTACCTATTATTTTCTCTTACCGTAAATAATTTATTATGAATCACTACCTTAAATTGAGTTATGAACTAGGGTTCAATATATAGTTAGATATGTTATGAAATAAAAACGTCAAGCCCAACTATAACACACAtcattccaaattttttttttttaatataaaaaataaaaactaatacCATTATATTCAAGTAGCTCATTCAAACATACATCTACCTTTTAATATTTACTAAATCAGTTCTTTTGTAAAAATACAATAAAGATGAAAATTTATCAAACAAGACCTTTAATTTTTAACTATATAGAAGTTTTCATATATTACTAATATGATTAATACTATATTATCTAAAATTCACTAAGAATTTTAGAGGATAATATCATGTTATAATAATAAGCCACATATGCAAAGCCAAATTGAATTATCTATCTATGCAACGAGACCATATTCTCATAGACATATTAATGAAATCCTTAATCATTCtatgaaattcaataaacacatatTCATAATATTTAATGAATAATATTAGTAGAAATTATGGTGACAAGTAACATATAGTGAGTACATTGTTGGTACAACAAATTGTTATGAATTGACTATACACAATATTCAAGCTACATTATACAATGATATATCACTActagaaaataatttaaaatgtcatgaaatattgtatgGGGATTGAACTAGAAAATCATGGTTCACATTAGATTTGAGTCCTTAAAAagcatttatatattttaattgaaaGAAAGCATAACACATATACCAATGGATAATACGTTTTCCGATATTGTATATAATACTTTCAATACAATGTTTCCAAGTGGAGGCGAGTGATGATCACAAGAGTGATTACCATTAATAATAGAACTATGTAGCTCCAAAAGATGGAACCTTCCTTTTCATGGGCCAAGTAACAAGAGTGTACAacatgggaaaagaaaagaaaaacatatgTAAACAACAATTATGactcaataaaaaatataatatcttcATAATCATAATCCCTTGGAAAAGTCATTTCAAAATCATGAGAATGTCTTTACtaatattataaataaatcaataagattataaatttattattttcatATAGATCAGTGTATCATaagatcaattttattttattgttttagaAGTATTATGATATTACTTTATAATTTTTATTAGTAATTAGACTTTATTATGTTATGGTTTCTAATATGGAAATTTTTTAGAGCGAAACATCATATGTAGTTCGATTTGTAATATACATTTTATTTTAGTAATTCATTttgtttataattattattattggaACTATTATCATAATCTTGTATCTTATTTATGTATGTGTTTTCTAGTGCAATTTTTCACTCTTAACGTTATGTAAAAGTGTAGGAGTATAATTTGGTAAGGTTTGACATATCCAATTTTATTCAAATATTATATTGTCAAGttggagagagaaagaaagagagacaTTATTTCTTGCactatgttattgttttgatttgtCTTACTTGTCTCAGTTATTGTTATG includes:
- the LOC131052800 gene encoding uncharacterized protein LOC131052800; translation: MGNCIQSRVFAETQKQLIKVMGMDGKMLQYSPPLVVRDLLIESGYRQNFMVVHSENVGDGLSLDSQLVGGEFYYLIQSHIGADHDDSDEDGGKERLDDVGSSSAGAVKAENGIRLKIVVSKKQLKVLLSDGFLKERLVEELVGKHLPLFKGTKIISGKTCVAAREWRPCLDRIPEVN